A window of the Tunturibacter empetritectus genome harbors these coding sequences:
- the queG gene encoding tRNA epoxyqueuosine(34) reductase QueG: MAQTTQPAAAWTSDLRQWLRESAAHSGFDTVGVAPVATGNPEDDKPLDAQRFEAWIDSGRAGEMDYLKRRDEHGVLLRSDVQIAMPWARSVIVCALNYNAAAPLSIDPSSPATGWIARYAWSGRTDPAKPGELAPTDYHDELLSRLKKIESQLHERLACQTRCYVDTGPLVERAAAAKAGIGWVGKNTCVLDQKLGSWLLFGVIVTSIPVSPTFELEVAVDRCGSCTRCLDACPTDALVAPHQMDASLCISYLTIEKKGTIPEELREPMGRQVFGCDICQDVCPWNRRSPISQSDGMLPRRQLVNPSLSWLAELDSATFKQWFKGSPLERTRLKRLHRNVAIAMGNSGEAQFLPQLEQWSAAEDPVLAESSQWAIARIHGLTNTPTPQPS; encoded by the coding sequence ATGGCGCAGACAACACAACCCGCCGCAGCATGGACCTCCGACCTCAGGCAATGGCTGCGTGAGTCAGCCGCGCACTCCGGCTTCGACACCGTAGGAGTAGCGCCAGTCGCCACAGGCAATCCCGAAGACGATAAGCCACTCGACGCGCAACGATTCGAAGCCTGGATCGACTCCGGCCGAGCAGGCGAGATGGACTACCTCAAGCGCCGTGACGAGCACGGAGTCTTGCTGCGAAGCGACGTGCAGATCGCAATGCCCTGGGCGCGTTCGGTCATCGTCTGCGCGCTGAACTACAACGCCGCGGCCCCACTCTCCATTGACCCATCCTCACCCGCCACCGGATGGATCGCCCGCTACGCCTGGAGCGGCCGCACCGACCCCGCCAAACCCGGCGAACTCGCCCCCACCGATTATCACGACGAGCTGCTAAGCCGCCTCAAAAAAATCGAGTCACAACTCCACGAGCGCCTCGCCTGCCAGACCCGCTGCTATGTGGACACCGGCCCCCTGGTGGAGCGAGCCGCAGCCGCAAAGGCCGGCATCGGCTGGGTCGGCAAGAACACCTGCGTCCTCGATCAGAAGCTCGGCTCCTGGCTGTTGTTTGGCGTCATCGTCACGTCAATCCCGGTCTCCCCCACGTTCGAGCTCGAAGTCGCTGTGGACCGCTGCGGCAGTTGCACTCGCTGCCTCGATGCCTGCCCCACCGACGCGCTGGTTGCGCCACACCAGATGGACGCCTCGCTCTGCATCTCCTATCTCACCATCGAAAAAAAAGGCACAATCCCTGAAGAGCTGCGAGAACCGATGGGCCGCCAGGTCTTCGGCTGCGATATCTGCCAGGACGTCTGTCCCTGGAACCGCCGCTCTCCCATCTCGCAGAGCGACGGAATGCTCCCACGAAGACAGCTGGTCAACCCATCGCTGTCTTGGCTCGCCGAACTGGACTCCGCAACCTTCAAGCAATGGTTCAAGGGATCGCCTCTCGAACGCACGCGCCTGAAGCGGCTGCATCGCAACGTCGCTATCGCCATGGGAAACAGCGGCGAAGCGCAGTTCCTCCCACAATTGGAGCAATGGAGCGCAGCGGAAGACCCCGTGCTTGCCGAGTCGTCGCAGTGGGCCATCGCGCGCATCCACGGCCTCACCAACACTCCAACCCCCCAGCCCTCCTAG
- a CDS encoding YihY/virulence factor BrkB family protein has product MPSTLPDKPEAHTTANTSHPDLPPKPIEEVTPVVCDDTLSGQIVALARYMGRTEVHTYAFSVAANVILSLFPFIVLLLTLCRSVFHSRSMEAIVGDMMKNLLPVGQDFVMRNMQLLAHPHKGTQLFSLVMLLITSTGVFLPLEVALNRVWGVRQNRSYLHNQAVSLGLAFAVGVLAMASVASTASQQTILAWVFFGHTENVVFHFISFAFLKLCAGLASILMFFLIYWVLPYRKIPARAVVPTAIVVGLLWQLAKYLYIKALPWLDFQSVYGPFYISVGLMMWAFLSGLLLLAGAHFSATRYTLKLARQADLEAANDARPE; this is encoded by the coding sequence ATGCCGTCAACTCTTCCCGACAAACCCGAAGCGCACACGACCGCGAACACCAGCCACCCGGATCTGCCGCCGAAGCCGATCGAGGAGGTCACACCCGTAGTCTGCGACGACACCCTCTCAGGACAGATCGTCGCGTTAGCCCGCTACATGGGCCGCACCGAGGTCCATACCTACGCCTTCAGCGTCGCCGCCAACGTCATCCTCTCGCTCTTTCCGTTCATCGTGCTCCTGCTGACCCTCTGCCGCAGCGTCTTCCACTCGCGCTCGATGGAGGCCATCGTCGGCGACATGATGAAGAACCTCCTCCCTGTCGGCCAGGACTTCGTCATGCGCAACATGCAGCTGCTGGCCCACCCCCACAAGGGGACCCAGCTCTTCTCGTTGGTCATGCTGCTGATCACCTCTACAGGTGTCTTTCTACCGCTCGAGGTTGCGTTGAACCGGGTTTGGGGAGTTCGCCAGAATCGAAGCTATCTTCACAACCAGGCCGTATCCCTCGGACTGGCCTTCGCGGTCGGCGTCCTGGCCATGGCCTCGGTAGCATCCACTGCCAGCCAGCAGACCATCCTCGCCTGGGTCTTCTTCGGCCACACCGAAAATGTCGTCTTCCACTTCATCTCCTTCGCCTTCCTCAAGCTCTGCGCCGGGCTTGCGAGCATCCTGATGTTCTTTCTAATCTATTGGGTGTTGCCCTACAGAAAGATTCCGGCGCGAGCAGTGGTGCCTACAGCCATCGTCGTCGGCCTGCTCTGGCAGTTGGCGAAGTACCTCTATATCAAGGCTCTTCCCTGGTTGGACTTTCAGTCCGTCTACGGACCGTTTTATATTTCGGTAGGGTTGATGATGTGGGCGTTTCTCTCCGGCCTGCTCTTGCTGGCA